The following coding sequences lie in one Oncorhynchus nerka isolate Pitt River linkage group LG14, Oner_Uvic_2.0, whole genome shotgun sequence genomic window:
- the LOC115141547 gene encoding SERTA domain-containing protein 3-like: MMISKGQKRKLHDDVVGCMRSATWESQRQSVLGISLDKYHRGKALVEPSLRRSVLIANTLRQIHIENKPPSGLVNLTGPVPPMVPSNPCTQRESGLGVVNSVEDMEEVWMSSESDFSLSAAVSSILKELDLAVDGGPGPQAPQRTPFMSIENLPGDLGSRQAPTWHWSSEWRPGGSRTSEGVAFGSVEEVMHSSYLHDVKLDELFHDIDTSVFDREMGVRALSAAASDELLKYLPSLSSVPSTSPSPFSLNQSFRDLNELEHIMEILVES; encoded by the coding sequence ATGATGATATCCAAGGGACAGAAGCGCAAACTCCATGATGATGTCGTGGGGTGCATGCGTAGCGCCACTTGGGAGAGCCAGCGGCAGTCAGTGCTGGGCATCTCCCTCGACAAGTACCACCGCGGGAAGGCACTGGTGGAGCCTAGTTTGCGGCGCTCGGTGTTGATAGCCAACACCCTGCGGCAGATACACATAGAAAACAAGCCTCCATCTGGGCTAGTTAACCTGACAGGACCTGTGCCACCCATGGTCCCATCTAACCCCTGCACCCAACGGGAGTCTGGTCTGGGTGTTGTAAACAGTGTCGAGGACATGGAGGAGGTCTGGATGTCCTCGGAGAGTGACTTCTCCCTGTCCGCTGCAGTCTCCTCCATCCTGAAAGAACTAGACTTGGCCGTTGATGGAGGGCCAGGGCCTCAGGCACCTCAGAGGACACCTTTCATGTCCATTGAGAACCTACCTGGAGACCTGGGGTCCAGACAGGCCCCCACATGGCACTGGAGTTCTGAGTGGCGCCCTGGGGGTTCTAGAACCTCAGAGGGTGTGGCTTTTGGTAGTGTGGAGGAGGTCATGCATTCCAGCTACCTGCATGATGTGAAACTGGATGAACTTTTCCATGACATTGACACGTCTGTGTTTGACAGGGAGATGGGGGTCCGAGCTCTCTCTGCTGCAGCCAGTGACGAGCTGCTTAAGTAtttaccctctctgtcctccgttccatccacttcgccctctcccttctccctcaacCAGAGCTTCAGGGACCTGAATGAGCTGGAGCACATCATGGAAATACTGGTAGAGTCTTGA